GCCGAGCGCGCCGTGGACGTCCAGGAAGGTCTCCCGGGCCTGCTGGCGGGGCCAGGGCTGCGGCAGCAGATGGGCGGGCAGGTCCGGGTCGGTGTCGGCGAACCGCCGCCAGGAGTCCATCGCGGAGGTGCGCGCCACCAGAGCCGTGGCCGGGTCGACCGAGCCCCGGCGGGCGGCCGCCCGCAACGGCGCGTAGCGTGCGACGAAGGCCGTGTAGCCGGCGGCGAGGCCGGTCAGGTCGTACGCGGCGGCCGGGCCGTGCGGGCCGGACTCCTCGTCGAACCGGGCGTGCAGCACCGACCAGCGCGCCCCCTCGACGGCGTGCAGCAGCGCCGTCAGCTCCTCCCGCACCGGTCCGGCGTGGCTGCCCGGCCGGATCCACACGCTGTCGTAGAGGCCCACGAAACCGTGGCCGGTCAGCGCCCGGCGCACCGCGTGCCGGGCGGCCTGGCCGGAGCTGGGGACCGAGAAGGAGACCACCACCCAGTCTCCGGTCCAGTGTGGTGGGCGTGCGCCGAAGTCCAGGAAGTGCCGCATCCGGGAGCGGTGCCGGGCGATCGCCGCGGGCGTGAGGTGGTAGACCGGCGGCCGGGTGTTACCCCGGGCTGCGATGAGACCACGCTTGACCAGCCGCGACAGGGCCGCACGGGCGCTCGGTTCGGTGATCCCGAACTCCCGCAGCATCGCGATGACCGCCGCCGACGGCAGGTCGGCGTCCGCGGAGTCGAGGTACTCACCGAGCAGGGTGGCCAGCAGGTGCTGCGGGCTCGACCCGAGCTGCGCCCGGGGGGTGCGGACGTCGTCGGTGGGCTGTTCGGCGTTCACCCCGTCAGATTGTCCCACCACGGTGGGGCCGCGCCCGGCCGCCGGGCCGGGGCATCGCCGCTGCGGCCCGTGACATGATGACGCCCATGGGCGAGCAGCAGGACGTCGGCGGGACCGACCGTCACCGTGGGTCGGGCACCGTGGCGCAGGAGGCGACGGACGGCGGGGTCGAGGCCCGGCTCGCCCTCGCCCAGGCTCCCGGCACGACCCACCTGACCCTGATCGACCTGGCCGCCGACCCGTCGCCGGTGGTCCGCCGGGCGGTCGCCAGCCGGCCCGACGCGCCCGCCCAGGCGCTGCGACCGCTGACCCGCGACCATGACCGTGAGGTACGGGAAGCGGTGGCGAGGAACCCGTCGACCTCGGTCGCCAACCTGCTGCGCCTGGTCCGGGACGCCGACCGGTGGGTCCGCTGGGCGGTCGCCGGCAACCCGGCCTGCGACACGTCGGTACGCCGGGCGATGGTCCAGACCGCGGACAAGGAACTCCGTGGTCTGCTCGCCGAGTCGCGGGAACTGGAGCCCGAGCTGGCCGCGCGGCTGGTCGACGACGTCTCCCCCGAGGTGCGGGAACGGCTCGCCGCGCACACCCACGACCCCGAGGTGATCACCGCGCTGCTGGCCGACCGCACGGCCCGGGTGCGCAAGGGGCTGGCCCGCAATCCGCGCACCACCGCCGCCCAGCGCGGCGCGCTCGCCGCAGATCCCGTACCGGACGTCCGTGCCGCGCTGGTGGCCGCCGTCGCGCTGGACGAGGCGGACCTGCGCCGTCTGGTCGACGACCGGTCCGTGCAGGTACGGATGGCGGTGGCGACCTCGGAGCTGGTCCCGGCGCACCTGCGGCGGTCACTCGTCGACGATCCCGACGAACTGGTGGCCGGCGCGGCCCGGGAGTTCCGTCCCGGATCGGTGACGTCCCCGGTGGTCCGCCCGCCGCGGGTCGGTCACCGGGTCGGTCGGGGGCGGTCGGGCGACGCCCGGCGCTGAACCGGTCCGCGCCACCGGTCCCCGTCCTCCGCGGCCGGCGGCGCTGCGGTCCCGGGCCGCACCGGGAACGCGGATCGGGCCGGCTGCCGCGTACCGCCCGTGCGGGGTCGTCGACGGTCGGACACCTTCCCGCGTCGTCGGAGGTGTTCCCCGGCGGGCGGACGAGGCGCGACAATTCTCGGGCGGATTGACCGGGGTGGCTCTCTTCGGTTCCTACCGACCGGACGGTAGCATTGTGTGGCTGTACAGGGGATAGGAGGCCACCAATGGCGCGTGCGACGTCCCGCCCGGAGTCGACCCGACGCCGGCAACGCTGGCCCGACGGGTACGACCCGGAGAACACCCGCAACTCGTTGATCACGAGTGCGCTGGGGTTGATCGAGCAGCGTGGCTTCGACCGTACCTCGGTGCAGGAGATCGCCGACCAGGCGCAGCTCACCAAGGGGGCCTTCTACCACCACTTCGCCAGCAAGGACGACCTGCTGCGGCACATCCAGGAGGAGTACCTGGAGGCGCAGCTCGCCGCCATCCAGAAGATCGAGGCCGACAGCGACGACCCGACCGTCCGGGTACGGGAGCTGATCCGGTTCAGCCTGACCAGCGTGGCCGAGTACCGGGCGCACGTGACGATCTTCTACCAGGAGCGGCGCTACCTCACCGGTGACCTGTTCGCCGAGGTGACCCGCAAACGTGGCCTGGTGGAGGCGGCCTTCGCCGGGATGGTCGCCGACGGGGTGGCCCGGGGGGCGTTCCGCCCGGACGTCGACCCCCGCATCGCCACCTTCGGGCTGGTCGGCATGTGCGCCTGGGCGTACCAGTGGCTCAACGTGGGTGGTCCGCTCAGCGTCGACGAGGTGGCCCGCCAGTTCAGCGCGATGGTGCTGGAGGGCCTGTCCGCCTGACCGCCCGGCGGTGGAGCGGCCGGCGGTGGAGCGTCAGTCCTTGAGGAGCTGGCGGGCCATCACGATCCGCTGGACCTGGTTGGTGCCCTCGTAGATTTGGGTGATCTTGGCGTCGCGCATCATCCGTTCGACGGGGTAGTCACGGGTGTAGCCGTAGCCGCCGAGGAGCTGCACGGCGTCGGTGGTGATCTCCATGGCCGCGTCGGAGGCGAAACACTTCGCCGCCGCCCCGAAGTACGTCAGGTCCGCGTCGCCGCGCTCGGACTTCCCGGCGGCGGTGTAGGTCAACTGCCGGGCCGCCTCCAGCTTCATGCCCATGTCGGCGAGCATGAACTGGATGCCCTGGAACTCCGCCACCGCCTTGCCGAACTGCTGACGCTCCCGCACGTACCCCTTGGCGTAGTCCAGGGCGCCCTGGGCGATACCGACGGCCTGCGCGGCGATGGTGACCCGGGTGTGGTCCAGGGTCCGCATCGCGGTGCCGAAACCGGTCCCCGGCTCACCGATGATCCGGTCGGCGGGGATGCGTACGTTGTCGAGGTAGACCTCCCGGGTCGGGGAGCCCTTGATGCCGAGCTTCTTCTCCGGAGCGCCGAAACTGACCCCCGGATCGGACTTCTCCACCACGAACGCCGAGATCCCCCGCGACCGCGCCGCCGGGTCGGTCACCGCGAACACCGTGTAGAACTCGGAGACGCCGGCGTTGGTGATCCACCGCTTGACGCCGTTGAGCACCCAGTGATCACCGTCACGCACCGCCCGGGTCGTCATCGACGCCGCGTCACTGCCGGCCTCCGGCTCCGACAGGCAGTACGAGAACATCGCCTCCCCGGCCGCCACCGGCGGCAGGTACCGCTGCTTCACCTCCTCCGAGCCCGCCAGGATCAGCGGCATCGTGCCCAGCTTGTTCACCGCCGGGATCAGCGACGACGAGGCGCAGGCGCGGGCCACCTCCTCGATCACGATCGCGGTGGCCAGAGCGTCCGCACCCGCACCGCCGTACTCCTCGGGGATGTGCGGGGCGTGGAAGTCCGCGGCCCGCAGCGCGTCGTACGACGCCCGGGGGAACTCACCGGTCTCGTCGGCCTCGGCCGCGTACGGGGTCACCTTCGCGGCACAGACCTCACGAACCGCCTCACGGATCGCGTCGTGCTCCTCGGGCAACCGGTAGACGTCGAACACCGTAAAACCCCCTCGTCGCCACGCGTCACAGCAGCATACCACCTGGTCGGTATGAAATGTGTCCTTGAACTGTCCCGTCAGCCGGTGTTAGATACCCGCCAGTCGGAATGGCGAGAACCGGATCGCCGCCCGGGGCCGCCCCGGACCGACACCCTGGACCGGACCGACACCCTGGACCCGCCACCTGGAACGGAGCCCCGCCGATGCGCGCCCTGCGACGAACCACCATCGACACCCCGGACGACCTGCTGGCCCTGGTCGGTGCGGAGCTGGGCGTCAGCGCCCCGCGGGTGGTGACCCAGCAGCAGGTCGACCAGTTCGCCGACGTCACCGGGGACCACCAGTGGATCCACGTCGACGTGGAGCGCGCCCGGTCCGGGCCGTTCGGCTCGACCGTGGTGCACGGGTTCCTGACCCTGGCCCTCGTCCCCCGGTTGCTCGCCGACATCCTGGCGGTGCGGACCTTCTCGATGGGGGTCAACTACGGTCTGGACCGGGTCCGCTTCGTCCGGCCGTTGCCCCCGGGTGTCGAGATCCAGGGCACCGCGACCCTCGTCGCGGCGAAGCCGATCGCCCCGGTGGGGGAGGGCGCCGCCGGTGTGCAGGCCAAGGCCTCGGTGGTGGTGGAGTTCGCCGAGACGTCGCAACCCTGCTGCGTGGCGGAGATCGTGTTCCGCTACTACGGCTGAGCCCGGCGACCGGCGCTCACTCGGTCGCCGTGCGGGACGGCGTGACGAACCGGCCCCGGTAGAACGACAGCGCCGGCACGTCCGTCTGCTTCAGGTGCACCTGGTCGACGTCGATCAGGACGATCACGTGGTCGCCGCTGGTGATCACCTGGTCGCGTCGCCCGGTGAGGATCGCCGGTGTGTCGGGCAGCAGCGGCACGCCGTCGACGCCGGGCACCCAGGACACCCCGTCGAGCCGTTGCGCCCCGGACAGCCCCGAGGTGGCGAACCGCCGGGCCACGTCCTGCTGGTCCTGGCTGAGGATGTGGATCGCGATCCGCTCCGACCCGAGCAGGACGGGGAAGCTCGACGAGAAGCTGGTGACGCAGAAGAGCACCTTCGCCGGTTCCAACGAGACCGAGGTGAACGAGTTCACGGTCAACGCGGCG
Above is a window of Micromonospora rifamycinica DNA encoding:
- a CDS encoding acyl-CoA dehydrogenase family protein, with protein sequence MFDVYRLPEEHDAIREAVREVCAAKVTPYAAEADETGEFPRASYDALRAADFHAPHIPEEYGGAGADALATAIVIEEVARACASSSLIPAVNKLGTMPLILAGSEEVKQRYLPPVAAGEAMFSYCLSEPEAGSDAASMTTRAVRDGDHWVLNGVKRWITNAGVSEFYTVFAVTDPAARSRGISAFVVEKSDPGVSFGAPEKKLGIKGSPTREVYLDNVRIPADRIIGEPGTGFGTAMRTLDHTRVTIAAQAVGIAQGALDYAKGYVRERQQFGKAVAEFQGIQFMLADMGMKLEAARQLTYTAAGKSERGDADLTYFGAAAKCFASDAAMEITTDAVQLLGGYGYTRDYPVERMMRDAKITQIYEGTNQVQRIVMARQLLKD
- a CDS encoding flavin reductase family protein, giving the protein MMAEPLFDSAEFRQVCGHFPTGVTAVTAVTADGTVAALTVNSFTSVSLEPAKVLFCVTSFSSSFPVLLGSERIAIHILSQDQQDVARRFATSGLSGAQRLDGVSWVPGVDGVPLLPDTPAILTGRRDQVITSGDHVIVLIDVDQVHLKQTDVPALSFYRGRFVTPSRTATE
- a CDS encoding DUF2336 domain-containing protein, giving the protein MGEQQDVGGTDRHRGSGTVAQEATDGGVEARLALAQAPGTTHLTLIDLAADPSPVVRRAVASRPDAPAQALRPLTRDHDREVREAVARNPSTSVANLLRLVRDADRWVRWAVAGNPACDTSVRRAMVQTADKELRGLLAESRELEPELAARLVDDVSPEVRERLAAHTHDPEVITALLADRTARVRKGLARNPRTTAAQRGALAADPVPDVRAALVAAVALDEADLRRLVDDRSVQVRMAVATSELVPAHLRRSLVDDPDELVAGAAREFRPGSVTSPVVRPPRVGHRVGRGRSGDARR
- a CDS encoding TetR/AcrR family transcriptional regulator, which produces MARATSRPESTRRRQRWPDGYDPENTRNSLITSALGLIEQRGFDRTSVQEIADQAQLTKGAFYHHFASKDDLLRHIQEEYLEAQLAAIQKIEADSDDPTVRVRELIRFSLTSVAEYRAHVTIFYQERRYLTGDLFAEVTRKRGLVEAAFAGMVADGVARGAFRPDVDPRIATFGLVGMCAWAYQWLNVGGPLSVDEVARQFSAMVLEGLSA
- a CDS encoding PaaX family transcriptional regulator; the protein is MNAEQPTDDVRTPRAQLGSSPQHLLATLLGEYLDSADADLPSAAVIAMLREFGITEPSARAALSRLVKRGLIAARGNTRPPVYHLTPAAIARHRSRMRHFLDFGARPPHWTGDWVVVSFSVPSSGQAARHAVRRALTGHGFVGLYDSVWIRPGSHAGPVREELTALLHAVEGARWSVLHARFDEESGPHGPAAAYDLTGLAAGYTAFVARYAPLRAAARRGSVDPATALVARTSAMDSWRRFADTDPDLPAHLLPQPWPRQQARETFLDVHGALGALARARLVEVAAPHWPAAAGWITHFDATRDATRPEPADGPPGVPRRTG
- a CDS encoding MaoC family dehydratase, with product MRALRRTTIDTPDDLLALVGAELGVSAPRVVTQQQVDQFADVTGDHQWIHVDVERARSGPFGSTVVHGFLTLALVPRLLADILAVRTFSMGVNYGLDRVRFVRPLPPGVEIQGTATLVAAKPIAPVGEGAAGVQAKASVVVEFAETSQPCCVAEIVFRYYG